Proteins found in one Leptospira neocaledonica genomic segment:
- the mazG gene encoding nucleoside triphosphate pyrophosphohydrolase — protein MKAPDPKDYPNSMAFLQDITSKLRSPEGCPWDREQTHSTLVPYLIEESQEVVEAILKGNDENTKEELGDLLFQVVLHSQIASERGAFGLEEVAKDVAEKLVLRHPHVFDPETKDISSADEVVANWDLFKEKEKQLRQKTSKSKSILSEVPETFPSLLKAEKFQKKAAKAGFDWEDIKGVEEKLNEELQEFLEEIRGISDPSSNQIRIEEELGDLLFTIVNLARKLGVSAESSLTRTNTKFKHRIEYIETRLGESDRKFSETPLDELEKLWNQAKKGIQKQTQNPLEEKQAIVSELIRGLSSFLIWKQIPETDWPKTYSFSYQSAEYSLVFSAFGSMTLLPSADPWGRKAQPIFYLNLSEKNPGAWEDLSGNSYKTQEDIYEAILGSIHDYTKAISGKEG, from the coding sequence ATGAAAGCTCCCGATCCGAAAGACTATCCGAACTCGATGGCATTTCTCCAAGACATAACTTCTAAACTCAGAAGTCCGGAAGGTTGCCCTTGGGATAGAGAACAAACACATTCTACTTTGGTGCCTTATCTGATCGAAGAATCCCAGGAAGTAGTAGAAGCAATTCTCAAAGGGAACGACGAGAATACTAAGGAAGAATTGGGAGATCTTTTATTCCAAGTGGTTCTTCATTCCCAAATCGCATCCGAAAGAGGTGCATTCGGTTTGGAAGAAGTGGCGAAAGACGTAGCGGAAAAATTAGTACTTCGGCACCCTCACGTATTCGATCCGGAAACCAAGGATATCTCTTCTGCGGACGAGGTAGTCGCTAACTGGGATCTATTTAAAGAAAAAGAAAAACAACTCCGACAAAAAACCTCCAAGTCTAAATCCATTTTATCCGAGGTTCCTGAAACATTCCCTTCTCTATTAAAGGCGGAAAAATTCCAAAAAAAAGCAGCCAAAGCTGGTTTCGATTGGGAAGATATAAAGGGTGTAGAAGAAAAACTAAATGAAGAATTGCAGGAATTCTTAGAAGAGATCAGAGGAATTTCAGATCCTTCTTCCAATCAAATTAGGATAGAAGAAGAATTGGGAGATTTACTTTTTACTATCGTGAATCTGGCGAGAAAGTTAGGGGTATCTGCAGAATCTTCTCTCACTAGAACCAATACAAAGTTCAAACATCGAATAGAATATATAGAAACACGCCTAGGAGAATCGGATCGTAAATTTTCGGAAACCCCTTTAGATGAGCTGGAAAAACTCTGGAACCAAGCAAAAAAAGGAATCCAAAAACAAACTCAAAATCCATTGGAAGAAAAGCAGGCGATCGTTTCAGAACTAATCCGCGGGCTTTCTTCTTTTCTAATTTGGAAACAAATCCCTGAAACGGATTGGCCCAAAACTTATAGTTTTTCCTACCAATCGGCTGAGTACTCTTTGGTATTTTCAGCATTCGGATCTATGACATTATTACCGAGTGCAGATCCTTGGGGAAGAAAGGCCCAGCCAATTTTCTATTTGAATTTATCCGAAAAGAATCCTGGAGCCTGGGAAGATTTGTCTGGAAATTCTTAT
- a CDS encoding DUF6580 family putative transport protein — MSLSKNLVAFALLVLAVLSRFLPHLPNFTPVLAISIFGGVYFSNRWLAIALPLGIMLISDLVIGLHEMIPVIYGLFVVYAVVGMKIKDRLGLGSLAIAGLAGSVSFFLITNFFVWLTSGMYTLNGLGLVECYIAAIPFFKYSLLGDFTYVSVLFGSYYLLEKNGFVASTQTA, encoded by the coding sequence ATGTCACTATCTAAAAATTTGGTAGCTTTCGCATTACTCGTACTTGCGGTTCTTAGTCGTTTTCTTCCTCATTTACCGAACTTCACTCCGGTTTTGGCGATTTCCATTTTCGGCGGAGTTTATTTCTCTAACCGTTGGTTAGCGATTGCTCTTCCTTTGGGAATTATGCTGATCAGCGACTTGGTGATCGGACTTCACGAAATGATCCCAGTGATTTATGGATTGTTTGTAGTTTATGCAGTCGTAGGAATGAAAATTAAAGATCGTTTGGGCCTTGGATCTCTTGCGATTGCCGGTCTTGCAGGTTCTGTTTCATTCTTCTTAATCACCAACTTCTTCGTTTGGTTGACTTCCGGAATGTATACTTTGAATGGACTCGGATTAGTAGAATGTTATATTGCTGCGATCCCTTTCTTCAAATATAGCCTGCTCGGAGATTTCACTTATGTTTCCGTTCTGTTCGGTTCCTATTATCTATTGGAAAAGAACGGATTTGTGGCTTCCACTCAAACAGCTTAA
- a CDS encoding ankyrin repeat domain-containing protein, which produces MDWNDLFRAVKTGNNGTLRALLSEAATRDGFAEEFPELRDSYGCGLLYWAIKEGNKEATNLLVEYGSDPNETSSRGETALLLALESENTELTTILLDYGADPELRDMDGNTPLTRAISSGKLELVEILFDLPNHPPDIESRNGEGYSPLLLAVDMGHLEIAEYLVTKGADPKKKNSEGRTILHLTALHNDYEILDLFSENKEVRSLLENKDQDGNTPLLLSALYDSVECLERLLNLGADPLARNLSGKTAKEEAYRMKFHHTLKVVDKATITLLFRASSEGKTDTVEKILSNGYDAEVRDMLGRTPLLLAVKSGKTDLIELLMKNGASPYSTDKEGNSPLALAEASESPALQQIFKQFLNPEEGK; this is translated from the coding sequence GTGGACTGGAACGATCTTTTTCGGGCAGTAAAAACAGGTAACAACGGAACCCTTCGCGCCTTATTATCCGAGGCTGCGACAAGAGATGGTTTTGCAGAAGAATTTCCTGAACTGAGAGATTCGTATGGCTGCGGACTTTTGTATTGGGCCATCAAAGAAGGAAATAAAGAAGCCACCAATCTTTTAGTAGAATACGGCTCCGATCCAAATGAAACAAGCTCGAGAGGAGAGACAGCGCTACTTCTCGCATTGGAATCTGAAAATACAGAACTCACCACAATTCTCTTGGATTACGGTGCAGATCCTGAACTCAGAGATATGGACGGGAACACTCCTCTAACCAGAGCGATCAGCTCCGGAAAATTAGAATTAGTAGAGATCTTATTCGATCTACCCAATCATCCTCCTGATATAGAATCCAGAAATGGAGAAGGTTATTCTCCACTTTTACTCGCAGTGGATATGGGCCATTTAGAGATCGCAGAATATCTGGTAACCAAAGGTGCTGATCCTAAAAAGAAAAATTCCGAAGGCCGGACTATCCTCCATCTTACCGCATTACATAATGATTATGAGATATTAGATTTATTCTCTGAGAATAAAGAAGTGCGTTCTTTATTGGAGAATAAGGACCAAGACGGAAATACTCCTCTTTTACTTTCCGCATTATACGATAGCGTAGAATGTCTGGAAAGATTATTAAATCTCGGAGCGGATCCTTTGGCCAGAAACCTAAGCGGTAAAACAGCTAAAGAAGAAGCTTATAGAATGAAATTCCATCATACCCTGAAGGTAGTGGATAAGGCCACGATCACTTTATTATTCAGAGCTTCTTCTGAAGGAAAAACGGATACTGTGGAAAAAATACTAAGCAACGGTTACGACGCAGAAGTTCGGGACATGCTTGGTCGCACACCATTATTGCTTGCCGTAAAATCCGGGAAAACAGATTTGATCGAATTATTAATGAAAAATGGAGCTTCTCCTTATTCTACTGATAAGGAGGGAAATTCTCCTTTAGCTCTTGCAGAAGCTTCTGAAAGTCCTGCACTTCAACAGATATTTAAACAATTCCTGAATCCGGAAGAAGGAAAATAA
- a CDS encoding LA_2444/LA_4059 family outer membrane protein: MQTFLKLSASIFLGIFLFVSGPVYSQGKLPDPEALEKEADELEYQAGKSQVQAERRRLALLAAEKRKQAAEVRNELHDRELSKPYDRPTLDIQFAALQSTWESEVMARQKNIGVNNYNAILSASGAYQNAQTTAAGAGVNPNLLNDSITSYSSPQGNTKTAFPIKLSYLNTAKTFGIEFNYLDLKIRPSYTTVDTASALSALAPVQYHSVQYRRLDYSLNLAWYMHTATGRIGFAVGARNLDIISSEYGVIPGNYGFGKSEEKAGGLGPQIGVRIFKNFNAFLVGHFKADYFRTVGHYNRNTQGVLNGISGPYILDTAPPGGLKENLLSRTGYEIDVGLSLLRSRWLKYTLGFQYTELISKVSGYNYNPNVLPGSPGDILFLNQVSKPLDQISTGSALQKEVHDKFYGIYLSLTLTI, encoded by the coding sequence TTGCAGACTTTCCTGAAACTTTCCGCATCCATATTCTTAGGCATCTTTCTGTTCGTTTCCGGTCCTGTATATTCTCAGGGCAAATTACCGGATCCGGAAGCCCTGGAAAAAGAAGCAGACGAGCTGGAATACCAGGCCGGCAAGTCCCAAGTCCAAGCGGAAAGAAGAAGGCTGGCATTACTCGCCGCAGAAAAAAGAAAACAAGCTGCAGAGGTCCGAAACGAACTTCATGATAGGGAATTGTCCAAACCTTATGATCGACCTACCCTGGACATCCAATTCGCAGCATTACAATCGACTTGGGAATCGGAGGTAATGGCCAGACAAAAGAATATCGGCGTTAATAATTACAATGCCATCCTTTCTGCTTCCGGTGCTTATCAGAACGCGCAAACAACTGCTGCAGGCGCCGGAGTAAATCCGAACTTGTTAAACGACAGTATCACAAGTTATTCCAGTCCCCAAGGAAATACTAAAACAGCATTTCCGATCAAACTTTCTTATTTAAATACTGCCAAAACTTTCGGGATAGAATTCAATTATTTAGATCTAAAGATTAGACCTTCTTACACAACCGTGGACACTGCATCCGCATTGTCAGCACTTGCCCCAGTCCAATATCATTCCGTTCAATACAGAAGATTGGATTATTCTTTGAACCTTGCTTGGTATATGCATACCGCAACAGGAAGAATTGGTTTCGCAGTAGGGGCAAGAAACTTAGATATCATCTCCAGCGAATATGGAGTGATCCCTGGGAATTATGGGTTCGGAAAATCGGAAGAAAAAGCAGGAGGACTTGGTCCTCAGATTGGAGTTAGGATCTTCAAAAATTTTAACGCATTCTTAGTGGGGCATTTCAAAGCGGATTATTTCAGAACTGTAGGACATTATAATCGAAACACACAAGGTGTTCTAAACGGAATTTCAGGACCTTATATTTTAGATACTGCTCCTCCGGGCGGGTTAAAAGAAAATCTGCTCAGTAGAACCGGATACGAAATTGATGTAGGTCTTTCCTTACTCAGAAGCCGTTGGTTGAAATACACATTAGGATTCCAATATACGGAATTGATCTCTAAAGTTTCTGGTTATAATTATAATCCGAATGTTCTTCCTGGATCACCCGGAGATATATTATTCTTAAATCAGGTATCCAAACCTTTAGATCAAATCTCCACAGGCTCGGCCTTACAGAAAGAAGTGCATGATAAATTTTATGGAATTTATCTAAGTTTAACTTTGACTATTTAG
- a CDS encoding AEC family transporter has product MSNFIVIGLCFLFGILIRSKGKFPSDSHKVINSFIITVSLPCMEFGPLRHASLDGNFLTFAAMPWVLFAFGFLFFSLVGKFLNWKESTIICLCLSAGLGNTSFLGIPLIESYYSKDGLPTVLIIDQLGTFLTLAIPGTYLGTKARHALQSSETKSSLWKTLFTFPPFIALLVSLASRPISVPPELESAISRIGDTLIPLALFSVGYQLPGTIRINSEEPNAENPKRESDDSSRIRIPLLFGLVFKLIIGPVLVWLCFGTFFHYSEKNLGADFLRNFKILIMESAMAPMITGSLLAAEWRLAPRLAVSLVGIGIPLSFLTTLGLYYLLENQAWTGTIFFGQ; this is encoded by the coding sequence ATGTCTAATTTTATAGTAATCGGGCTTTGCTTTCTATTCGGAATACTTATCCGTAGCAAAGGAAAATTTCCTTCCGATTCTCATAAGGTTATTAATTCATTTATCATTACTGTTTCCCTTCCTTGTATGGAGTTCGGACCTCTACGTCATGCTTCTCTGGACGGGAACTTCTTAACCTTTGCGGCGATGCCCTGGGTATTATTCGCATTCGGATTTTTATTTTTCAGCCTAGTAGGAAAATTCCTAAATTGGAAAGAAAGCACAATCATATGTCTTTGCCTTTCCGCAGGATTAGGAAACACTTCCTTTTTAGGAATACCGCTGATAGAGTCCTATTATTCGAAAGACGGACTTCCTACAGTACTCATCATTGACCAACTCGGAACATTTCTCACTCTTGCCATTCCTGGAACTTATTTAGGAACAAAGGCCAGGCATGCTCTCCAATCCTCAGAAACCAAGTCCTCACTTTGGAAGACATTATTCACATTCCCTCCCTTTATCGCGTTATTGGTCTCTTTGGCTTCTCGTCCGATTTCGGTTCCACCAGAGCTTGAATCAGCGATCTCAAGGATCGGAGATACCCTGATCCCGTTAGCTCTTTTTTCAGTCGGATACCAACTTCCTGGAACCATTCGCATCAATTCTGAAGAACCAAATGCCGAAAATCCCAAGAGAGAATCAGATGATTCTAGTAGGATAAGAATTCCTTTGTTATTCGGCTTAGTATTCAAATTGATCATCGGCCCCGTCTTGGTCTGGCTTTGTTTCGGAACCTTCTTCCATTATTCCGAAAAGAATTTAGGCGCAGATTTTCTCCGAAATTTTAAGATACTAATCATGGAATCGGCAATGGCTCCTATGATCACCGGAAGTCTTCTCGCAGCAGAATGGAGACTTGCGCCTAGATTGGCCGTTTCCCTAGTCGGAATTGGAATACCGCTTTCTTTTCTAACGACCTTGGGATTGTATTACCTCCTGGAGAATCAGGCGTGGACTGGAACGATCTTTTTCGGGCAGTAA
- a CDS encoding TIGR00730 family Rossman fold protein: MTQMKPAICVFCGSRPGKEPRYLQAAVFLGHLMATEGVGLVYGGATSGLMGAVADAVLEKGGTVIGVLPEFLSSKEIAHKEITELILVPTMHERKLLMYEKSIAFIALPGGIGTLEELVEVTSWNQLGVLSKPIGILNVNGFFDPLLQQLDHMVEEGFLDSQTREWIEVSADPEELFEKIIKRSRI, translated from the coding sequence CTGACTCAGATGAAACCAGCCATTTGTGTATTCTGCGGGTCCAGACCTGGAAAAGAACCTCGTTATCTCCAAGCCGCAGTATTCTTAGGTCATCTTATGGCCACAGAGGGAGTGGGACTGGTGTATGGTGGAGCTACCTCAGGATTAATGGGAGCAGTTGCAGATGCCGTTTTAGAAAAAGGCGGAACTGTGATTGGAGTTCTTCCCGAGTTTCTATCCAGTAAAGAGATTGCTCATAAAGAAATTACAGAGTTGATCTTAGTTCCAACAATGCATGAAAGAAAACTTCTCATGTACGAAAAGTCCATTGCATTTATTGCTTTGCCAGGTGGGATCGGGACCTTAGAGGAATTGGTAGAAGTTACTTCATGGAATCAGCTAGGAGTTCTTTCTAAACCGATAGGTATTCTGAACGTAAATGGCTTTTTTGATCCGCTACTGCAGCAACTGGATCATATGGTAGAGGAAGGTTTTTTAGATTCTCAAACCAGAGAATGGATAGAAGTTAGCGCAGATCCGGAAGAACTTTTCGAAAAGATCATCAAAAGAAGTAGGATCTAA